TGATACACCGGTAATTGATATTCCGTATTTCGGTCTGCCAAAGTTCGAATGGCCCCGGGAACAACAAGCTCTTCACAGGCCAACAGGATCCCCTCACCTATCTTTTTTTCTTCAACTGCTCCCAGCGTAATTGCAAAGAGCTGATTGGGCCGCAAATGATCATCACGTACCGCCTGGGAAGCAGGCTCAAAACCACTGGTGTGCAGACAATCGGATAGATAAATCTCTTTCTCAAAAACGGTGCAATGGTTTTGTTTCTCTATTAGAAAATATGTTTTTATGGATTCTTTGATCTTTCCGGCCAGATCCGTCCATCTATTTTCATCCGGTAATTGGCCGGACAGGAAATGAACGGCATGATACCACAGTGCCTGGATTTCTATGGGATAGCCTTCTCTGGGTGTTCCGGCCGGGTAATTGGTATCCATCCAGGTAAAATGGGTGGGGCTATATATCAAACCGCTGTCATGGTCCATTTGAATACCGTTTGGAGTTCCCTCCATATAATTCACCGCTATTGAGCGTAAAACCTCGAGCAGGGTTCTTCCGCCACAATCCTCCTGAAGGAACCCGGTATCTTCATTGCTGAGAAGATCCTGAACACCTGCAAAAAGCCATAAGGGAGCGTCGGAAGTATCCCTGTTCGAGGTGTCCTTTCCCCGGATTACATTGGGCAGGGTTCCATCCTTTTCAAAGGATGCAAACTCACGGATAATACTTTTTGCTTCCTCCGTATAACCTGCACTTATAATGCCTCTCAGGCAAATCAAAGTATCCCTCCCCCAGTCAAGGAACCATGGATGTCCGGCAATAACAGTTTTATTGGAATTGCGGTCAACAATAAATTTTCTGACTGAATTTTTTAAAATTTCCTTCACTCCGGATGCTTCATCTTTCATCTTATCTGGCCCGGCAAGATCCTGTTCTTTTCTCCGCTGCCGGACAGAATCCTCCTCTCCGGCAGCTACCAATGCACTGAGATGAACTGTTTCATTGCCTTTTAGTAAAATCTTAAAATAACCCGGACTATAGAGATCCCCCTCTCCATCCATTCCCCGCTCCATTTCCATGGGATACGGAATCCGGTAGTGCCATTCGTCTTCCCTGACAAACTCCCCATTCCGGCAAACGAGGTTCAGCATTTTTTCCTGATCATGAAAGGTAAAACCATTCTCCCCCTCCCTTATATTGACAGGCCAGGTATCTTCAGGACCCTGAAAAGCTTTGGTGAGCTCATGGTGATTCCTGCTTTCAATATCTGGACGCAATATGATCTTAACGGCTTCTTCCTGCGGAAGCACCAAAGCATCTTTACCCTCTGTTCTCTTTAAACTTACATCCAATAAATTATCTGCTTCATCGAAACGGTAGGTTAAAGCCAATGGAACAACCAACCCGGCTCCGGCCGGTATCTCAAAACGATATTCGGCAAGATTCTCTGAATGATAAAAAGACGTTTGATATTCCGACATAATGGCTCTTGAAAATCCTTTATATACCGACCAGCCTCTGATACGAGTAAGCATAATATGCCGGTCCTCGGGAACCTTGCTATCCAGATTCGCAGAAATCAGGGCATCATATTTGCTTCTTATCCCGCCGAAAGCTACTTCTGAAACTGAAATTCCCGAGCGGGTGTTTACGGAAAGGGCATTCAGAAATGTTCCAGCCTCAATATCCTGGTGTCCAAAATGGTTTTTAACAAACCACAGGTTATCCCGGGATGCCAGGAGGAGCTGGCCTGTATTTTTATGTACCCTTTCGCCGTCATACAACTCGAAAGCCAGTTGAAACCTTGCTCCATGCCCGTGGAATTTGCCGGGCTCTATGATCGCCACATACTTTTCAGTCTTCAAGTAAAATCCTTCTCCGTGTCCCAGTATGGAAGAGTCCTGTTTCAAAGTGTACCTGAAGAAACGGGGAGCAATGATCAAAACGGGAGTTTTCTCAGGTACCACCACCTCGCGATTCACATCCTGCGGATAAACCCACCGGATAACCGGAGGTCGAACATCCCAATTTGCACTAAAGAAATCATAAGGGGCATTCTTAAACTCTATAGTCTTGTTTTTGATGAACTCATCGGTGATAACCCAATCGTAATCCTGAAACAACTGCATGATCTGAACCCTCAACATCCGTTCGGCTTTGGTATCGGTGACTATCCGGTTGATCCGTAAGTCCGTGACCCGGGGGAAATATGCCTCTTCATCTGCAAGAGCAACTATCTGATAAGGTTTCAGGGGAACTCTGTACGCTTCATGACTTTCCTCAAATACCACATCTTCTCCTGAAAGAAGGTCCTGATGATTGGTCATAAATGGTTCTGCAAGTTCTTTTCTGAGATATACCTCATTATCTTCTGCAGAAAGATTGGCAATAACAGCTAACTTCTGGCTGATATGCTCCGAATGCCTCAGGTAGGCGATGCTGTTCTTATGGCTTATATGCATTTTTGTGAGCTGAAATGCCTGCCGGAAAGTGGGATGGGATTTCAGAATGTTGTTGAGGCGCTTGAGAAAATCTACCTGATTATCCTCATTTCCCCAGTTTAGGGAAGTGAGTCGATGGACATCAATCTTCTCATCGGCATACCACTCAACGCCACAAGTAATGGCAAATGTACCGGTATCCGATAAAAGTGCTGTAAGCCCGTTCCTGAGCCTTGAAAAAGCTTTTGATACGGAAGCAAGACGATTGTTGTCGTGAGTTTCCGAAAAGTTTACCATTGGCCCTTTGGCGGGGGATATTCGCATAAACTCCCCGATATACCATTCCATCTGATCCTGGTCATAATTCTGGAACATCTCCGAATAAGCCCAGTTCAGATTGCAAGTGGTAAGCAACCTTTCAGTAGTAGAAACTTTACCTCCTAAACCTTCCAAAAGAAAAATCGTTGATGGAAATTCATTCCGAACTTTTGCCGTAATGTACTCCCATGCCTGTTCAGGAACCATATATCCGGCATCACATCTAAAGCCATCTACTCCTTTCCGGCACCAGAACAAAAATACATGGGCCATATATTCCCACAAATCTTTCCGGGAATAATCCAGCCCGGAAAGATCGCTCCAGGTAACACCCCAGGCTCCGGGAGATACAAATCTACCCTCCTGATCCTTAAGAAAAAATTCCGGATGGTGAACCTGAAGCTGGGAAGCCCAGCCGGTATGATTCACCGGGATATCCATAAAAACCCGGGCATGTTTCGCATGGACCTTATCAACAAGTTCGGAAAACTGCTCCATTGGGGTAGTTTCTTTGTCGAATTCAGCCAGGGCAGGATCTACATTCATAAAATCCAGGGCTGCGTAAGGGCTGCCCAAGAGCCCCATCCGGGCATAGGTTGTCGGTACGGGATGGACCGGCAGGAGCATGAGAATATCAAATCCCAGATCATCCACAATAAAATCAATTTCTTTTTTCAGATCCCTGAATTTACCCGACTCTGGTATAACCGAAACTTTTTTATCCTCAATGGATTCTATACTTTTTAAATTTTCATTGATTGAAGATACGGCATCTTCTCCAACAAACAAACGCACAAAAGCACAATAAATCGAATTGCTGATGACCGAAAGGGCAGGTTCAACCTTAATGTACAGATTATTTCCTTCCGGCCAAAGGGGTTCTGTATGGTTTTCAGTAATAAAAAAAGCTTTGGCCTCAAAAAAACCGATGGATATCAGAGGCACTTCGATAGAATAGCTATTCTCTGCTTCAGCGGCCATAGGAAAATCACCCCATTCCTGAAAGCGCCGGGGAACTTCCTGTTCTGCTCTGGCAATAAGCTCCTTCCGTTTAAGGTAAGGATTATAAAGATTTGTTCGCAGATAAGCCTTTCCTGCTAAATCTACCGGTACCGACAAGGTAATATTCAGAAAATCTCCCTCCCTGAAAATCAAATTCATCCCCGGAGAAGGACACTGGTGAAGACGTTCGTTCATGAAATTTTATACTCTGCTCCATTTTTTATCTGACGAATCAACAAACTATTGATCTTGAAAGTTGAAATTTAATACAAAGAATTTCATAATTTATACAAAATCCAAAAAAATTGATTTTTTAAAAATGTTTGCCTATCTTTAGAGGGCATAAGATGGCTCTTTTGTAGGAAGGGGTCCGAAGGATTCCCGCATTCGCAAAAATGCGGGAATCTGCTTTCATCAAAAAAAGCATAATACGTTACACTGACATTTCCCATATCGGTTTTTCCCCGAATTATTCCAAATAATTCTTATAATTTGGACAAGCCAAAAAGGAAACACATTAAATTCCTTAAAAGCCTCCTGTTTGGTTTTGGCTTGTCCAAATTAGGGTGTTCAACCATTAAAGAAGGGTCCTTATGCAATCTTTGCACTTGGACCCTTCTTAGCGCGGTATTCAGTGAAATTTCAGTATCTACCAAAATGCCAAAACACCGGGACAATGAAATAACGATTCTCATTATCCGTTATTCCAATTGGTCTTTAAGCATGCCAAGATACTGTTCTTTTGTGTTTTCATCGGTACCCATGATCCCACATAGGTATTTTCCACTTTTATAAAGTAAAATGGAACCATTGTAGGGATCTTCAATGCTGTATTGATTTTTGTCTCGTTTATCTTCAGGAAATTCAACAAAATCAAGGTATTTGTTGAGTATCTCTTCAGTCTCCTGCTTATTTTCAGGGCTAATAAGGAATATCTGAAAAGATTCTCCTCCCTGTTCGTAATCCGCAATAAAAGCAGAATGAAGATAACTATAGCCAAGAAAATTGTTGGCTATATATTTCTCAGAATTTTTGAGTTTGCCTTTTTTCGGGAACAAATTCAATTCCGCGGGTAATTTACCCTTTCCACTGTGTTCTTCATCCATTCGCTGAGCCAGTTCCTCCATAGAATCACTCAAATCCGCCTCATTGGCATTAATCTGCACATAATACGGCCCGGTGATAAAGTAATAAGATTCACTGCTTTTGAAGCCCTGCGCCCCCGTATTTACAAATTCATAATCACTGCTTCTTTCCTGTGAGTAGATTCCGAATGTGTTGGTAGGAGTGCTGTGTTCAAAAATATACACCCGCATTTGTCCATCCTGGTTATTTGAATATCTGGCTGTATAAAGCTTCTGGAAATCATAACTCAGATAAGAATCGGCGGCACCGTTGATAATGTCCCAAAGGTTATCGGGTGTATAAACCTTATCTCCTACATTCAACTCCCAGCCTTCCATCTCCGGAAACAAATCCTCCGCTTGATCATCTGAGGATAGACAAACCGATGGTAAAAGGAACACAATCATTCCCATCAGAACAAATCCTTTGAATATAGCTCTTCTTTTTATCATTGTTGTTACTGTTTAATAGTTATACAAGAAAATCATCGGGTACCTGGGCGACTCTGGTAATATCGGCTATTTTTCGGGGTACCTTAAATCCTTTCTTACATTTCACTGTACAGTCGGTACAATCTTTACAGGGATCATCCTGAATACCGCGTGCAATCAACTCATCCTTGGCTTTTTTCACCTCTCTGTAACCATAAGCATACATATAAGCCCGCATCATATCGGGAATAGGGAGTTGTTTTCTGCATGTTTCAGTACATTCCTGACATCCGTTACAATACAAGCCTTCTTCAAAGGAAGCGGCATACAAGAAGTTTTCCTCTTCCTGATTCAGGTCCAAGTCATTCATAACCGCCATATTTTCATTAAGCTCATCATAGTTGATAATACCAGGAATGGCAGTATGAACGTTCGGGTTATTCAATGCCCATTTCAATGCAGCCTGGTTGGGCATTTTTGTACCGGAATCCGCCTCAAGGTCTCCACCTGCCTGGGTTTTCATGGCTACTACACCTATTCCTGCCTTGGAGGCTTCTTCAATAAGTCTTGTCATTTCGTCTTTATGATCCTGCCTGAAATTATAGGCTACCAGGATTACATCATGTACGCCACCATCGATGACCGCCTGAATCACTTCAGGTTCATTGCTGTGGGTTGACACACCTATATAGCGGGTTTTACCCTGGCTCTTGGCTGTTTTTAAAGCATCTATAACCTCCTCGGACAATACCTGATCGCGTGAAGATACCGCATGCGAATACAGAATTTCCACATGATCCATTTGCAATCGCTCCAGGCTGATATCCAGATTTTTCAGAAATTCTTCTTTATTTCTGGATGGCACTTTTGTAGCAATAGTGAAAGAATTGCGGGGATAATCCTTTAAAACCTCTCCCAGCATCTTTTCGTTGTTGCCATTCTGGTAACCGTGGGCGGTGTCAAAATGTTCAATCCCCGCATCTAATGCAGCTTTTGCTAGATTTGGATTATCGGCACGCATCACCCCAAAACTGACAACCGGCAACTCAAGATCCGTATTGCCCAGTTTTCTTTTAACAATTTTTCCTTGTTTTCCTTCTGCATGAATGGATTTGATGGATTCCGCACCTGTCATTTTATTTGCAAACAAGGCTCCTGCAGTTCCAAGCAGTGAGGTCTTCAGGAATGTTCTTCTGTTGAAATCATTGTTCTTCATAGTCTTTGTCTTTCTTTTTATCGGTTTAACATTCTCCAGAAACTGCTATATCATGGTTCACCCTTAAGATAAACCATTGAAATATAACGCTTCTTTTTATCATTGTTGTTATTGCTTAATAATCAAAATCATACAAGAAAATCATCGGGTACCTGGGCCACCCTGGTAATATCGGTTATTTTTCGGGGTACCTTAAATCCTTTCTTACATTTCACTGTACAGTCGGTACAATCTTTACAGGGATTATCCTGGATACCGCGCGCAATCAACTCATCCTTGGCTTTTTTCACCTCCAATTTGTTTGTTTGCGGTTAATCGCCAAGATACCGAACCCAACCCCAATTGTTTTAATGCAGCAAGTTATAAAGTTTTGCCCAAACAGGAAACATTTTAACAAATTTTAAGATTCAATAATCTGAATTAATACAAATATACATATAAGCATGTTTATAAAACATCCTCCCACTTCCAGCATTCAGTCCAATTTTCAGAGCCAGGGAGATCGTAGCGATCAGGTAATTTTAACTCACTATAAATAATAACATCCGCTTTTTCAGAATCATTTTCGGGAATAAAATATTATACACCTTCCAGACGGTTTCTAACCGGTTCTCCTCATGGCAGTCCGAACCATTATGAACTCATGAATATTCTCCATGTCGATCAGGCCTTTCACCTTTTCATTTTCCACTACCGGAGCCATAGAAATCTGTTGGTATCTCATCTTTTCATAGGCTTCTTCAAGGGAAGTTCCGGATGGAAAAACCGTAACATCGGTATTCATAATCTTTTCCACTTTCGCATCTTCCCCATACTTAATCAGGCCCTGAATGATATCATTGCGTGTAAGTATCCCCACGACCCGCTCTTCGTCGGTAACAATAAACCGTTGTTCGGGGCCATCCAGGAGGATTTCCACAGCTCTCTTAAGGGAATCCTGAGGATGCAAAGGGGTATATTCATGCATAAGCACTTTTTCAATGGTATAACCCGCAAGTACGGAAGTATATTTCACCATTTCATATTCCCGTTGTGCCCCTATATAGATAAAAATGGCTATAAATATAAGAAAGGGATTGGCATACAAACCCCAGATGGCAATAAAAAAAGCAAAGATTTTACCAATGTTCATTGCCACCAGG
The Bacteroidales bacterium genome window above contains:
- a CDS encoding glycogen debranching enzyme N-terminal domain-containing protein translates to MNERLHQCPSPGMNLIFREGDFLNITLSVPVDLAGKAYLRTNLYNPYLKRKELIARAEQEVPRRFQEWGDFPMAAEAENSYSIEVPLISIGFFEAKAFFITENHTEPLWPEGNNLYIKVEPALSVISNSIYCAFVRLFVGEDAVSSINENLKSIESIEDKKVSVIPESGKFRDLKKEIDFIVDDLGFDILMLLPVHPVPTTYARMGLLGSPYAALDFMNVDPALAEFDKETTPMEQFSELVDKVHAKHARVFMDIPVNHTGWASQLQVHHPEFFLKDQEGRFVSPGAWGVTWSDLSGLDYSRKDLWEYMAHVFLFWCRKGVDGFRCDAGYMVPEQAWEYITAKVRNEFPSTIFLLEGLGGKVSTTERLLTTCNLNWAYSEMFQNYDQDQMEWYIGEFMRISPAKGPMVNFSETHDNNRLASVSKAFSRLRNGLTALLSDTGTFAITCGVEWYADEKIDVHRLTSLNWGNEDNQVDFLKRLNNILKSHPTFRQAFQLTKMHISHKNSIAYLRHSEHISQKLAVIANLSAEDNEVYLRKELAEPFMTNHQDLLSGEDVVFEESHEAYRVPLKPYQIVALADEEAYFPRVTDLRINRIVTDTKAERMLRVQIMQLFQDYDWVITDEFIKNKTIEFKNAPYDFFSANWDVRPPVIRWVYPQDVNREVVVPEKTPVLIIAPRFFRYTLKQDSSILGHGEGFYLKTEKYVAIIEPGKFHGHGARFQLAFELYDGERVHKNTGQLLLASRDNLWFVKNHFGHQDIEAGTFLNALSVNTRSGISVSEVAFGGIRSKYDALISANLDSKVPEDRHIMLTRIRGWSVYKGFSRAIMSEYQTSFYHSENLAEYRFEIPAGAGLVVPLALTYRFDEADNLLDVSLKRTEGKDALVLPQEEAVKIILRPDIESRNHHELTKAFQGPEDTWPVNIREGENGFTFHDQEKMLNLVCRNGEFVREDEWHYRIPYPMEMERGMDGEGDLYSPGYFKILLKGNETVHLSALVAAGEEDSVRQRRKEQDLAGPDKMKDEASGVKEILKNSVRKFIVDRNSNKTVIAGHPWFLDWGRDTLICLRGIISAGYTEEAKSIIREFASFEKDGTLPNVIRGKDTSNRDTSDAPLWLFAGVQDLLSNEDTGFLQEDCGGRTLLEVLRSIAVNYMEGTPNGIQMDHDSGLIYSPTHFTWMDTNYPAGTPREGYPIEIQALWYHAVHFLSGQLPDENRWTDLAGKIKESIKTYFLIEKQNHCTVFEKEIYLSDCLHTSGFEPASQAVRDDHLRPNQLFAITLGAVEEKKIGEGILLACEELVVPGAIRTLADRNTEYQLPVYHNGQLLNDPFHPYKGRYEGEEDHSRKPAYHNGTAWTWTFPSYCEAMYKTYGENGLKASRDILFTSMRQMNQGCIAQLPEILDGDFPHMQRGCYAQAWGITEFYRLADILGLI
- a CDS encoding aldo/keto reductase encodes the protein MKNNDFNRRTFLKTSLLGTAGALFANKMTGAESIKSIHAEGKQGKIVKRKLGNTDLELPVVSFGVMRADNPNLAKAALDAGIEHFDTAHGYQNGNNEKMLGEVLKDYPRNSFTIATKVPSRNKEEFLKNLDISLERLQMDHVEILYSHAVSSRDQVLSEEVIDALKTAKSQGKTRYIGVSTHSNEPEVIQAVIDGGVHDVILVAYNFRQDHKDEMTRLIEEASKAGIGVVAMKTQAGGDLEADSGTKMPNQAALKWALNNPNVHTAIPGIINYDELNENMAVMNDLDLNQEEENFLYAASFEEGLYCNGCQECTETCRKQLPIPDMMRAYMYAYGYREVKKAKDELIARGIQDDPCKDCTDCTVKCKKGFKVPRKIADITRVAQVPDDFLV